The following are from one region of the Ictalurus furcatus strain D&B chromosome 11, Billie_1.0, whole genome shotgun sequence genome:
- the obi1 gene encoding ORC ubiquitin ligase 1 isoform X1 codes for MAQNVQNVTLSLTLPISCQICLGKVRKPMICCNHHVFCAACIELWLQKCSQCPTCRVPITPENPCREIIGATNESESRESLSVRKHLRKTRGELLLREYEDELETLLKENEELKSRSVSLESQLKASLKPAATLSSPSDTPPGSALLEETANKLRAATELYQRVQEDVDKLRDANKTLRSQNVDLVQENLRLRAEVESRSPQKFGRYTVAALEAKISQHEREMTQLKKALERSDAYIEELESQVSNLQSGAPSQSSSSEQRQDGAVDGRSSSLDDTSVDPSHNHGFLHIPPSDEASGSHKDPMVNFALPSTPPTPSSALGRLSLKSPVVRREKKPGCNRLPYLRRLSFDDCGSSSSFTGFSSVEHTSPKVSNSLLEPKTSVNSASPSVWSRWEEPCSSTFHEQNVSEGVSLAEEARMDAAFLDIVSELDSMMAEGEGSRVHTPRLPPDFDAVSLSDLVVHVDPESAGEQQHGAADVPETFCESVKRKRPISLATSSPSKLSRIK; via the exons ATGGCTCAAAACGTCCAGAACGTGACCCTGTCTCTGACATTACCCATATCTTGTCAGATTTGCCTCGGAAAG GTCCGTAAGCCGATGATCTGCTGTAACCACCATGTGTTCTGCGCAGCCTGCATCGAGCTTTGGCTTCAGAAGTGCAGTCAGTGTCCCACCTGCAGAGTTCCCATCACACCTGAAAACCCGTGCCGAGAAATCATCG GAGCCACGAACGAGAGCGAGTCCAGGGAAAGCCTTTCGGTCAGGAAGCATCTGAGGAAGACGCGAGGGGAATTACTGCTGCGAGAATACGAG GATGAACTGGAGACTCTGCTGAAGGAGAATGAAGAGCTGAAGAGCAGAAGCGTGAGTCTGGAGTCACAGCTGAAGGCCTCACTGAAGCCCGCTGCCACCCTGAGCTCTCCTAGCGACACCCCGCCTGGCTCCGCCCTCCTGGAGGAAACGGCCAATAAGCTGCGAGCTGCCACTGAGCTCTATCAGAGAGTGCAGGAGGACGTGGACAAGCTGAGAGAC GCTAACAAGACTCTGCGCTCCCAGAACGTCGACCTCGTCCAGGAAAACCTGCGCCTGAGAGCCGAGGTGGAGAGCAGATCTCCTCAGAA GTTTGGCAGGTACACTGTAGCAGCGTTGGAGGCTAAGATCTCACAGCACGAGCGAGAGATGACGCAGCTGAAGAAGGCTCTGGAGCGAAGCGATGCTTATATCGAGGAGCTGGAGTCCCAAGTGTCGAACCTCCAGAGCGGGGCTCCATCGCAGAGCTCTTCCTCTGAGCAGAGGCAGGACGGAGCTGTAGACGGTAGGAGCTCAAGCCTGGACGATACGTCTGTAGATCCTTCACACAATCATGGTTTCCTGCATATTCCTCCCTCTGATGAAGCTTCAGGTTCTCACAAGGACCCTATGGTGAACTTTGCCCTGCCCTCAACTCCCCCTACTCCCTCCTCAGCACTTGGCCGTTTAAGTCTGAAAAGCCCTGTGGTGCGGCGTGAGAAAAAGCCCGGCTGTAACCGCCTCCCCTATCTGAGGAGGCTCAGCTTTGATGACTGTGGCAGCTCGAGCAGCTTCACAGGATTTTCCTCAGTGGAACACACTTCTCCTAAAGTCAGCAACAGTCTATTAGAGCCGAAAACCTCAGTAAATTCAGCCAGTCCGAGTGTGTGGAGCAGGTGGGAGGAGCCTTGTTCCAGTACTTTCCACGAGCAGAACGTCAGCGAGGGCGTCTCCTTAGCAGAGGAAGCTCGTATGGACGCGGCGTTCCTCGACATCGTCTCTGAGCTGGACTCCATGATGGCCGAAGGTGAAGGCTCTCGCGTTCACACGCCTCGGTTACCGCCTGACTTTGATGCCGTGTCGTTATCAGATCTGGTCGTCCATGTTGATCCCGAATCAGCCGGAGAGCAGCAGCATGGCGCCGCAGATGTACCGGAGACCTTCTGTGAATCTGTGAAGCGGAAACGTCCCATTAGCTTAGCGACGTCCAGTCCCTCCAAACTGTCCAGGATTAAATAG
- the obi1 gene encoding ORC ubiquitin ligase 1 isoform X2: protein MCSAQPASSFGFRSAVSVPPAEFPSHLKTRAEKSSDELETLLKENEELKSRSVSLESQLKASLKPAATLSSPSDTPPGSALLEETANKLRAATELYQRVQEDVDKLRDANKTLRSQNVDLVQENLRLRAEVESRSPQKFGRYTVAALEAKISQHEREMTQLKKALERSDAYIEELESQVSNLQSGAPSQSSSSEQRQDGAVDGRSSSLDDTSVDPSHNHGFLHIPPSDEASGSHKDPMVNFALPSTPPTPSSALGRLSLKSPVVRREKKPGCNRLPYLRRLSFDDCGSSSSFTGFSSVEHTSPKVSNSLLEPKTSVNSASPSVWSRWEEPCSSTFHEQNVSEGVSLAEEARMDAAFLDIVSELDSMMAEGEGSRVHTPRLPPDFDAVSLSDLVVHVDPESAGEQQHGAADVPETFCESVKRKRPISLATSSPSKLSRIK, encoded by the exons ATGTGTTCTGCGCAGCCTGCATCGAGCTTTGGCTTCAGAAGTGCAGTCAGTGTCCCACCTGCAGAGTTCCCATCACACCTGAAAACCCGTGCCGAGAAATCATCG GATGAACTGGAGACTCTGCTGAAGGAGAATGAAGAGCTGAAGAGCAGAAGCGTGAGTCTGGAGTCACAGCTGAAGGCCTCACTGAAGCCCGCTGCCACCCTGAGCTCTCCTAGCGACACCCCGCCTGGCTCCGCCCTCCTGGAGGAAACGGCCAATAAGCTGCGAGCTGCCACTGAGCTCTATCAGAGAGTGCAGGAGGACGTGGACAAGCTGAGAGAC GCTAACAAGACTCTGCGCTCCCAGAACGTCGACCTCGTCCAGGAAAACCTGCGCCTGAGAGCCGAGGTGGAGAGCAGATCTCCTCAGAA GTTTGGCAGGTACACTGTAGCAGCGTTGGAGGCTAAGATCTCACAGCACGAGCGAGAGATGACGCAGCTGAAGAAGGCTCTGGAGCGAAGCGATGCTTATATCGAGGAGCTGGAGTCCCAAGTGTCGAACCTCCAGAGCGGGGCTCCATCGCAGAGCTCTTCCTCTGAGCAGAGGCAGGACGGAGCTGTAGACGGTAGGAGCTCAAGCCTGGACGATACGTCTGTAGATCCTTCACACAATCATGGTTTCCTGCATATTCCTCCCTCTGATGAAGCTTCAGGTTCTCACAAGGACCCTATGGTGAACTTTGCCCTGCCCTCAACTCCCCCTACTCCCTCCTCAGCACTTGGCCGTTTAAGTCTGAAAAGCCCTGTGGTGCGGCGTGAGAAAAAGCCCGGCTGTAACCGCCTCCCCTATCTGAGGAGGCTCAGCTTTGATGACTGTGGCAGCTCGAGCAGCTTCACAGGATTTTCCTCAGTGGAACACACTTCTCCTAAAGTCAGCAACAGTCTATTAGAGCCGAAAACCTCAGTAAATTCAGCCAGTCCGAGTGTGTGGAGCAGGTGGGAGGAGCCTTGTTCCAGTACTTTCCACGAGCAGAACGTCAGCGAGGGCGTCTCCTTAGCAGAGGAAGCTCGTATGGACGCGGCGTTCCTCGACATCGTCTCTGAGCTGGACTCCATGATGGCCGAAGGTGAAGGCTCTCGCGTTCACACGCCTCGGTTACCGCCTGACTTTGATGCCGTGTCGTTATCAGATCTGGTCGTCCATGTTGATCCCGAATCAGCCGGAGAGCAGCAGCATGGCGCCGCAGATGTACCGGAGACCTTCTGTGAATCTGTGAAGCGGAAACGTCCCATTAGCTTAGCGACGTCCAGTCCCTCCAAACTGTCCAGGATTAAATAG